The Oryza glaberrima chromosome 5, OglaRS2, whole genome shotgun sequence DNA segment AGCGCCAACAAGAATCCAAGCTCAGGCAATTCCAGTCGCCATGTCTGGACAACACATGTATATGCTCCTTTTTCACAATACCATAACTCCTTTGATTCAgagacttcttttttttaataatattttgttttttggacTGTCAATTGCAGGCTAGTGAAGGCAGCAACTGGTACTGGCAAGACTCTTGCGTACCTTGCACCAATTGTTCACCTTCTCCAGATGAGGGAGCCTCGTGTTGAGAGAACTGATGGAACTTTTGGTAACAATAACTTCTTGTGATCTgcttatgtttcttttcatgcATTCTTTCATCACCTATGTTTTTCGTATATCCACCATCCATTTGTAAAACTTTTTCTAGCTGTGGAGACTAACCCTTTGCTAACTCTTTTGATAGCTCTGGTACTTGTACCAACACGGGAGCTATGCCTACAAGTTTATGGGATTGCACAGCAGTTGGTGCATCGTTTCCACTGGCTTGTCCCTGGTTACATAATGGGTGGTGAGAACAGAGCAAAAGAAAAGGCAAGATTGCGAAAAGGTATATCTTGttcaaggacatattttgtatctcattaaatatacttttatatagcATCATATATTGAGGACATGTTTATTGCAGGAATATCAATTCTAATTGCTACTCCTGGGCGTCTTCTGGACCACTTACAACATACATCATCATTTGTCTACCCAAATATGCGTTGGATAGTTTTCGATGAAGCTGACAGGTCTGATAGCCATACATTCATTACTCGGTTTACCCTATTTCTTAGAAGATTTTTAAGTGAGCATAACTCTTCATGTTATTGGTGCTCATATTCTTGCAGCATTCTTGAACTTGGTTTTGGGAAAGCACTAGAGGATATACTAGAGCACTTGGGTTCAAGGAATGATGCTTctaaccaaaataaaaacaaaatggaaCCTATGAAAAGGCAAAACCTTCTGTTATCTGCAACTCTCAATGAAAAGGTGAATCGGTTAGCCAAGATTAGTTTGAAGAACCCTGTGATGATTGGTCTTGACGAACAGAACTCCAGTGCCCATGGGAAGAACCACACTTCTCTATTATCTGATGATGAAGAGGAAATACTGGAAAAGCACAACGTTACAGTGGAACAAGCAGTTGACGATTTCAAGCTTCCTGCACAGCTTGTTCAAAGATATGTTAAAGGTAGCAGAAAATTGCCTCCTTATATCATTTTAAGTCATGTTTTCCCTTTGCTCACTTAGTTTTTATATTTCATTCAGTTTCATGTGGTTCAAGGCTCGCGATTCTTCTTACCATTCTTAAATCTCTGTTTGAAAGACAACTGTCTCATAAGGTAAATTCTCTATATCCAGACCAGAAGCTGCTTCGGTTTCACTATGTTGTAACTTTTCCACTTCAAGTTTTGCTTGCCACTAATAAATACTAAAAGTCATGTGAGTTAAACTATTCTGCGTTTGTTTGTGTCTTCTTTTTGCAGGTTGTTGTTTTCCTGTCAACATGTGACTCTGTAGATTTCCACCATACAGTACTCAGCCAGCTTGAGTGGAGCCCTGGCCTGCAACTGGATACGGATAAGAAGCAAAAGTTTATTAGCTGCAAAGTGTTCCGTTTACATGGGAATATGGACCAGGATGATCGCAAGAAATCATTTCTGGGATTCAGTTCTGAGAAATCTGCAATTCTTGTATCTACTGATGTTGCTGCTAGGGGCTTGGACTTTCCAAAAGTTAAATGTATCATACAGTATGATTCACCTGGGGAGGCTTCTGAATATGTTCACAGGTACCTGAAGCATCTCCCTGTCTAAAACATTTATTTGTAGGTTTCTGATTTATTGTTTCCTCCATAGTTATAATTGTATTATTTGATTGTATACGAACAGACAAAATGTATTGTTGCAGACTAAAGCACTTTACTCTTTACCTGGTTCCTTTTTATGTGGTAGTACTGTTCATTGATTTCCTGTTACATGAGACTGTTTTTGTCAAAACTCTGCAAAGTTTTAAGTCTTTTGAGTGCTATTCTGTCATGTAATTTCTTGTGAAGATGTTAAGGCATTTGACGTAAGCTAAGCTATAGAGACACTTTCTCTTGTGCTTCCCTTTTGCtatttatgttcttttttttgtttatttcaaGTATCAGCAACTTTATTCGTTTATTTTAGGGTTGGAAGAACCGCAAGGATTGGTGAAAAGGGGGAGGCTCTCCTGTTTCTCCAACCTATTGAAACCGACTACTTGAGAGATCTAGAGCTACATGGTGCATCACTTACAGAATACCCCCTCCAAAAGGTTTTAGACAGTTTTCCTGTAAATGGACAGAGGCTTCACAAAAGGAAGCAAATATCTTTAGATATGCATCCATGGATAATGTCTTTACAGAGAGCATTGGAAAGTTTTGTCACATCCGAGGTAATGTATAGAACACCTTTTCGTTCTGTTTCTTGGTATCATATTTGGCTACTCATGCACAATGAGATAAATAGTGCACAAATATGATTCGGTTGATCGTCTATTGTGAATACCATGAGCTTTTGACCTTTTGCTGATCTTAGCAAATGCATTGTCATGTGTCCTCTTATCCA contains these protein-coding regions:
- the LOC127774412 gene encoding DEAD-box ATP-dependent RNA helicase 17; translated protein: MAKKLGKSPVAKEEDKEGLFASCSFTDLGLHPTLCAHLQDKMGFQAPTRIQAQAIPVAMSGQHMLVKAATGTGKTLAYLAPIVHLLQMREPRVERTDGTFALVLVPTRELCLQVYGIAQQLVHRFHWLVPGYIMGGENRAKEKARLRKGISILIATPGRLLDHLQHTSSFVYPNMRWIVFDEADSILELGFGKALEDILEHLGSRNDASNQNKNKMEPMKRQNLLLSATLNEKVNRLAKISLKNPVMIGLDEQNSSAHGKNHTSLLSDDEEEILEKHNVTVEQAVDDFKLPAQLVQRYVKVSCGSRLAILLTILKSLFERQLSHKVVVFLSTCDSVDFHHTVLSQLEWSPGLQLDTDKKQKFISCKVFRLHGNMDQDDRKKSFLGFSSEKSAILVSTDVAARGLDFPKVKCIIQYDSPGEASEYVHRVGRTARIGEKGEALLFLQPIETDYLRDLELHGASLTEYPLQKVLDSFPVNGQRLHKRKQISLDMHPWIMSLQRALESFVTSEDTTKKLARDAFCSWVRAYTAHRGELKKIFMVKKLHLGHVARSFGLKEQPSLVGRSHQVQLKKRKKEQKRERPAKRRKIPAKR